In Antarcticibacterium arcticum, the genomic stretch CAGCGTGGATCTTCAATAGCATTTTCCACAAGATAAACATCTTTAGAAAGTATTGCTGAAGCACATAAGCCGGGCTCCCGGTCAATCTGTTTCACACCTTCAAGTCCATATTGGGATTTAAACCAAATTCTGTCCTCGTCTACTATACTTATGATTGCTATTGGCACGTTAAACATCTTGGAGGCCAAAACTGTTATACGGTCAAAATTACCATCTTTTGGAGTATCAAGGATGTCATAGCGGTTTACCGCTTTAATTCTTTCTGTTTCAATAGTATTTAATTCCATAATGAAAGATGTGAATGGTCTAAATTAAGAAATTTTTTTATAT encodes the following:
- a CDS encoding GAF domain-containing protein; the protein is MELNTIETERIKAVNRYDILDTPKDGNFDRITVLASKMFNVPIAIISIVDEDRIWFKSQYGLEGVKQIDREPGLCASAILSKDVYLVENAIEDPRCMTNPLVCSDFGLRFYAAAPLQTKDGHNLGTLCIIDKKQRFIHKGQLDILEEMAAIVVDELELRLAARIAIKKSSERIAELENQLKNR